One window of the Pedobacter ginsengisoli genome contains the following:
- a CDS encoding DEAD/DEAH box helicase produces MLFEELNLIEPILKALQTEGYTQPTPIQEQSIPSILQNKDLLGCAQTGTGKTAAFAIPMLQLLSKPHTNTKIHKAIKALVLTPTRELAIQIEESFKAYGKNLPLKQLVIFGGVGQKAQTDALHRGIDILVATPGRLLDLMNQGFISLRDIEIFVLDEADRMLDMGFIHDVKKVIAKLPAKRQTLFFSATMPKEIQTLADTILTNPVKVEVTPVSSTAEKIQQEIFYVEKSDKKNLLHHILKDKTIQTALVFARTKHGADRIVKDLIKVGVKAEAIHGNKSQNARQRALTNFKAKTTRILVATDIAARGIDVDELMHVINYELPNIPETYVHRIGRTGRAGLSGTALSFCDSEEKEFLDDIEKLIGLKIPVTEDHPYAMSWQSLMSGAAAAKSKGKAKPSRGQRAEKTERQPNLSGAKRKPGGGNRRWGNNNKKKSN; encoded by the coding sequence TTGTTATTCGAAGAATTAAACCTGATTGAGCCAATTTTAAAAGCGCTCCAAACAGAAGGTTATACGCAACCAACCCCAATACAAGAACAATCCATTCCATCCATACTTCAAAACAAAGATCTGTTAGGGTGTGCACAAACAGGTACAGGAAAAACTGCCGCATTTGCCATCCCAATGTTACAGCTACTTAGCAAACCTCACACCAATACCAAAATACACAAAGCTATAAAAGCATTGGTATTAACACCAACTCGTGAACTTGCTATACAAATTGAAGAGAGCTTTAAAGCCTACGGAAAAAACCTCCCTTTAAAACAGCTGGTAATATTTGGTGGTGTAGGACAAAAAGCACAAACAGATGCACTACACAGAGGCATCGATATTCTTGTTGCTACTCCAGGAAGATTACTTGATCTCATGAACCAGGGCTTCATCAGCCTGCGTGACATTGAGATATTTGTTCTTGATGAGGCAGACAGGATGCTCGATATGGGTTTCATCCATGATGTAAAAAAAGTGATTGCTAAACTGCCGGCCAAAAGGCAAACGCTGTTTTTTTCGGCTACAATGCCAAAAGAGATACAGACTTTAGCCGACACTATCCTTACAAATCCTGTTAAAGTTGAAGTTACCCCTGTTTCTTCAACAGCAGAAAAAATACAGCAAGAGATCTTTTATGTAGAGAAATCCGATAAGAAGAACTTATTGCATCACATATTAAAAGATAAAACCATTCAAACAGCATTGGTATTTGCCCGAACAAAACATGGTGCCGATCGTATTGTAAAAGATCTCATCAAGGTTGGTGTTAAAGCAGAAGCCATTCATGGCAATAAATCGCAAAATGCCAGACAACGTGCCTTAACCAATTTCAAAGCAAAAACCACACGTATATTGGTTGCTACTGATATTGCAGCACGTGGCATTGATGTTGATGAACTAATGCATGTTATTAATTACGAACTGCCAAATATCCCCGAAACTTATGTTCATAGAATTGGCCGTACTGGTCGTGCAGGCTTAAGCGGTACTGCACTTTCATTCTGTGATTCAGAGGAAAAAGAATTCCTGGATGATATCGAGAAATTAATTGGCTTAAAAATACCTGTAACAGAAGATCATCCTTATGCGATGAGCTGGCAAAGCCTAATGTCAGGTGCAGCCGCAGCTAAATCAAAAGGAAAAGCTAAACCATCAAGAGGGCAACGTGCTGAAAAAACAGAGCGTCAGCCAAACCTAAGCGGTGCTAAAAGAAAACCGGGTGGCGGGAACAGGCGCTGGGGAAATAACAACAAAAAGAAGTCAAATTAA
- a CDS encoding acyl-CoA desaturase, with translation MIILIFFLAHWFLSLFSQTFFLHRYASHKMFKMNGFWEKFFYVITFLSQGSSFLNPRAYAILHRMHHAFSDTEKDPHSPHFVKDVWGMMIQTKNIYLNYSKYNHEPEEQFRDNYPAWPLIDKIGDSWITRMVFISFYVWFYVTFATAWWMFLLLPIHFLMGPLHGAIVNWCGHKYGYSNHDNNDHSKNSLPFDFLMLGELFQNNHHKRPNSPNFATKWFEFDPTYPIMKVMHWMRIIKLRKSN, from the coding sequence ATGATAATTTTAATATTTTTTCTTGCACATTGGTTTTTGTCTCTTTTTTCTCAAACTTTCTTTTTACATCGTTACGCCTCGCATAAGATGTTTAAAATGAATGGTTTTTGGGAGAAGTTCTTTTATGTAATTACCTTTTTGTCTCAGGGTTCTTCGTTTTTAAATCCAAGGGCATATGCGATTTTACATCGTATGCATCATGCTTTTAGTGATACGGAAAAGGACCCTCATTCTCCACATTTTGTAAAAGATGTATGGGGTATGATGATTCAGACAAAAAATATTTATCTGAATTATTCAAAATATAACCATGAGCCTGAGGAGCAGTTTCGTGATAACTATCCTGCATGGCCACTTATTGATAAGATAGGGGACTCATGGATTACACGCATGGTGTTTATTAGCTTTTACGTTTGGTTCTACGTAACTTTTGCTACTGCATGGTGGATGTTTTTATTGTTGCCTATTCACTTTTTGATGGGGCCACTTCATGGCGCTATTGTAAACTGGTGCGGACATAAATATGGTTATTCTAATCATGACAATAATGATCATAGCAAAAACTCTTTGCCATTCGATTTTCTGATGCTAGGAGAGTTATTCCAGAATAATCATCATAAAAGGCCTAATAGCCCAAATTTTGCAACGAAGTGGTTTGAGTTTGATCCAACTTATCCGATTATGAAGGTGATGCACTGGATGAGGATTATTAAGTTAAGAAAGTCAAATTAA
- a CDS encoding phosphoheptose isomerase: MSDQKKEIFEGVAQRLKIEGFNVVNRDETRPWGGFFVIDEEQAQQFANVYFEGLNVDDLKISGKLSPKILIVAPNTRLSWQYHHRRAEIWRVVNGTVGVITSDTDDQGEVKQLTPGQSIKLKQGERHRLIGLDDWGIVSEIWQHTDPASPSDESDIVRVQDDFGR, from the coding sequence ATGTCAGATCAGAAAAAAGAAATATTTGAAGGCGTTGCACAACGTTTAAAGATTGAAGGTTTTAATGTTGTTAACCGTGATGAGACCCGCCCTTGGGGAGGTTTTTTTGTAATTGATGAAGAACAGGCACAGCAATTTGCAAACGTTTATTTTGAAGGTTTAAATGTTGATGACCTTAAAATCTCGGGTAAATTGAGCCCAAAAATATTAATTGTTGCTCCAAACACACGTTTATCATGGCAATATCATCACCGTCGTGCCGAAATATGGAGAGTAGTTAACGGCACTGTAGGTGTAATTACAAGTGATACTGATGACCAAGGTGAGGTAAAACAACTAACTCCCGGACAAAGCATTAAATTAAAACAAGGTGAAAGACATCGTTTAATTGGATTAGACGATTGGGGAATAGTTTCAGAAATCTGGCAGCATACAGACCCGGCAAGTCCATCAGATGAGAGCGATATTGTTAGGGTTCAGGATGACTTTGGAAGATAG
- a CDS encoding response regulator transcription factor has protein sequence MTKRIHVLEDDEDIRYIIEVLLKDEGYELQLSSTFKELKSKLNDSVPDLFILDVMIPDGNGTDICDDLKNDPFTKHIPIIVMSADDQNKQKSLDAGANDYISKPFDIDYIVKRINLQLTK, from the coding sequence ATGACAAAGAGAATACACGTATTAGAAGATGATGAAGATATAAGGTACATTATTGAAGTTCTGCTTAAAGATGAAGGGTACGAACTACAACTTTCGTCTACTTTTAAAGAGCTAAAAAGTAAATTGAATGACAGCGTTCCGGATCTTTTTATTTTAGATGTAATGATACCTGATGGTAATGGAACAGATATTTGTGATGATTTAAAAAATGATCCATTTACCAAACACATTCCAATCATAGTGATGTCTGCAGATGACCAGAACAAACAAAAAAGCTTAGACGCGGGCGCAAATGATTACATAAGTAAGCCATTTGACATAGATTATATTGTAAAGCGCATTAATTTGCAGCTGACAAAATAG
- a CDS encoding DUF3887 domain-containing protein: MKKVILLIFALFVTTTAFSQGVLNLLGRSQDFFKLLEEQKYTEAYGFMDSTFKAKVPEEDLKKIWTQISEKLGKIETLDVVSSKTQGQYFVVTLEGKFTNDEQNFLLAFNKAEKIVGFFLQPKSTAPTYTLPAYADTTLYKETEINVKTPGHSLVGMLTVPKKLSSYPVVVLVHGSGPADMDETVGPNKPLKDIAVGLASKGIATIRYVKRTMIYAGEFGKAFTVKEEVMDDALAAIALARTLPEVNKKQIYVLGHSLGGMIAPRIATLAPDLNGIIMLAAPARKFTDLLVEQNKYMFSLSKDTSEAGKKTLDTVIKELDVTRITKLGNMKPDSVLLGLPASYWIDINVNDQVVGAKKLAKQRIFVGQGGNDFQVSTTDYNLWNTAIGKKKGSMAKLYPELNHLLSPQTEKGTMAQYNIPVSVSDVLITDISTWIKAKP, translated from the coding sequence ATGAAGAAAGTAATTCTATTAATTTTTGCATTGTTTGTTACAACAACTGCGTTCTCACAAGGTGTGCTGAATTTGTTAGGTCGCTCACAAGACTTTTTCAAGCTCTTGGAAGAACAAAAATATACCGAAGCTTATGGATTTATGGATAGTACCTTTAAGGCTAAAGTTCCTGAGGAGGATCTAAAAAAAATATGGACACAAATTTCAGAGAAATTAGGTAAGATTGAAACACTTGATGTGGTAAGCAGTAAAACTCAGGGACAATATTTTGTGGTTACCTTGGAGGGGAAATTTACAAATGATGAACAGAATTTTCTTTTGGCCTTTAATAAGGCGGAAAAGATAGTTGGATTTTTTCTTCAGCCAAAGTCTACAGCACCTACTTATACACTCCCGGCATATGCTGATACAACTTTGTATAAGGAAACTGAAATAAATGTTAAAACTCCCGGGCATAGTTTGGTTGGCATGTTAACTGTGCCGAAAAAACTTAGCAGCTACCCGGTTGTTGTTTTGGTTCATGGATCAGGCCCGGCTGATATGGATGAGACTGTTGGCCCAAATAAACCACTTAAGGATATTGCTGTAGGTTTGGCATCAAAAGGAATAGCTACAATACGCTATGTAAAAAGAACGATGATTTATGCAGGCGAATTTGGAAAGGCTTTTACTGTTAAAGAAGAGGTGATGGATGATGCACTTGCAGCAATTGCGCTTGCAAGAACGTTACCTGAGGTGAATAAGAAACAGATTTATGTGCTAGGACACAGCCTTGGAGGTATGATTGCCCCCAGAATTGCTACTTTGGCTCCGGATTTGAATGGGATTATTATGCTTGCTGCCCCTGCAAGGAAGTTTACAGATCTTTTGGTTGAACAAAATAAATATATGTTTAGCTTATCAAAAGATACTAGTGAAGCTGGGAAGAAAACGCTTGATACCGTTATCAAAGAGCTGGATGTAACCAGGATAACTAAGCTTGGTAACATGAAGCCTGATTCGGTGTTGTTAGGTTTACCAGCTTCTTACTGGATTGATATCAATGTAAACGATCAGGTTGTTGGGGCAAAGAAATTGGCAAAGCAACGTATTTTTGTTGGCCAGGGAGGGAATGATTTCCAGGTTTCGACTACCGATTATAATTTATGGAATACTGCAATAGGTAAGAAAAAAGGATCTATGGCTAAGCTGTATCCTGAACTTAATCATCTTTTAAGTCCGCAAACAGAAAAAGGAACGATGGCACAATACAATATACCTGTAAGTGTATCTGATGTGTTGATTACAGATATTTCTACATGGATAAAGGCTAAACCGTAG
- a CDS encoding response regulator transcription factor — protein sequence MKILLIEDEPGLISVMVRGLTEANMQVSVAADGTTGLEMALKHQFDLIILDIMLPGINGIQICREVRKVNKTVSILMLTALGSTENIVTGLDSGADDYLVKPFKFAELEARIRSLVRRRGTQGQEENSIHIGDLELDFSSKTAKRNNKPINLTATEYRLLEYFVKNANKILSRIQILENVWDIDFNMGTNVVDVYVNYLRKKIDSGTGQKLIHTVFGMGYILKEDPS from the coding sequence ATGAAGATATTATTGATTGAAGATGAACCTGGTTTAATTTCTGTAATGGTCAGAGGATTAACGGAAGCTAATATGCAGGTAAGTGTTGCAGCAGATGGGACTACAGGATTAGAAATGGCATTAAAGCACCAGTTTGACCTGATTATTCTTGATATCATGCTGCCTGGCATAAACGGAATACAAATTTGCCGTGAAGTACGTAAAGTAAATAAAACAGTGAGCATCCTGATGCTTACTGCGCTGGGAAGTACAGAAAATATAGTAACTGGATTAGATAGCGGAGCTGATGATTACCTGGTTAAGCCATTCAAATTTGCTGAACTCGAGGCCCGCATACGTTCGCTCGTTAGAAGAAGGGGCACACAGGGGCAAGAAGAAAACAGCATCCATATTGGCGACCTTGAACTGGATTTCAGTTCCAAAACTGCAAAAAGGAATAACAAACCCATTAACCTCACAGCAACAGAATATCGCCTGCTCGAGTACTTTGTAAAGAATGCCAATAAAATACTTTCACGCATACAAATCCTCGAAAATGTATGGGATATCGACTTTAATATGGGCACCAACGTAGTCGATGTATATGTAAACTACCTCAGAAAAAAGATAGATAGTGGCACGGGGCAAAAATTAATCCACACCGTATTTGGAATGGGCTATATCTTGAAAGAAGATCCCTCATAA
- a CDS encoding bestrophin family protein, whose protein sequence is MLLKENIPLSYIAGKIRKEIILVSAYAILIAVVYNTFHFTRISIPIAVPTILGTVISLLLAFKSNQAYDRWWEARTIWGAIVNDTRSLTRQLLTFVDTPYGPAEGKAFCENMAKRQVAWCYALGRHLRRQDILPGLEKLLSEEDYRYIKTCNNIPLALLELQGFDLRNAHKLEWINTYQQVEIDKTLTRFSNHMGGCERIKNTIFPATYSVYIHFSLLLFIMLLPFGLIEFFGIVEVPLVIAISCSFFLIEKMAIHLQDPFENKPTDTPTTTICNNIERDVKQMLKESHRQDEKQNSDLLIKTQLFYIL, encoded by the coding sequence ATGCTATTAAAAGAAAATATTCCTCTTAGCTATATAGCCGGTAAGATCCGTAAAGAGATCATACTTGTAAGTGCCTATGCTATTTTAATAGCAGTAGTTTACAACACCTTTCATTTTACCAGGATTTCTATACCTATTGCCGTTCCCACTATATTGGGAACGGTAATTTCTCTCTTGCTTGCCTTTAAATCTAACCAGGCATACGATCGCTGGTGGGAAGCAAGAACAATCTGGGGTGCAATTGTAAATGACACCAGGAGCTTAACTCGTCAGTTATTAACCTTTGTAGACACCCCTTACGGACCAGCCGAAGGAAAAGCATTTTGCGAAAATATGGCAAAAAGACAAGTGGCCTGGTGCTATGCCCTTGGCAGGCATTTAAGGCGTCAGGATATTTTACCGGGCTTAGAAAAACTACTTTCGGAAGAAGACTACCGCTACATTAAAACCTGCAACAATATTCCTCTGGCACTGCTGGAACTGCAAGGATTTGACCTCAGAAATGCACACAAACTGGAATGGATAAACACCTATCAGCAAGTAGAAATAGATAAAACCTTAACGCGTTTTTCTAATCATATGGGAGGTTGCGAAAGAATTAAGAACACCATTTTCCCTGCTACATATAGTGTTTATATCCATTTCTCATTGCTCCTTTTTATTATGCTGTTGCCATTTGGCCTGATAGAATTTTTTGGTATTGTAGAAGTACCTTTAGTAATTGCGATCTCTTGTTCATTTTTTCTGATAGAAAAAATGGCCATTCATCTTCAGGATCCTTTCGAGAATAAACCTACAGATACGCCAACAACAACAATTTGTAACAACATTGAGCGTGATGTAAAACAAATGCTTAAAGAAAGTCACCGGCAAGATGAAAAACAGAATAGCGATTTATTGATAAAAACACAATTGTTTTATATCCTGTAA
- a CDS encoding family 78 glycoside hydrolase catalytic domain, translating into MLQKFLYPFFAICLIVVTIQAQPGKKLSSSAKADNISPLTRQYISPVKILWKEGQVRNIEQLLKPGISQADLANRNMAILKNDGSGKKASILLDFGKELQGGLEIVTGMWGPKNIPLKIRVRYGESASEAMSDVGGPKGATNDHAIRDFTTLAPWLGRIQLAESGFRFVRIDLEEENAELQLKEVRAIFTYRDIPYIGSFNSSDERLNKIWETGAYTVHLNMQEYLWDGIKRDRLVWVGDLHPEISTVNSVFGYNEVVPKSLDLSRETTPLPGWMNGISTYSMWWIILHYDWYMHNGDLNYLKQQKEYLGGLVKQIVAKVGDDNKEKLDGTRFLDWPSSENPKGIHAGLQAMTVWSLSTASKISKLVGDRETADLCDKTVARMRKYIPDPNGSKQAAALLAITGLMPAGEANKNVLSVGGAANFSTFYGYYMLEAKAKAGDHQGAIDVIRQYWGAMLDLGATTFWEDFNMEWITNASRIDELVPEGKKDVHGDYGAYCYVGFRHSLCHGWASGPTAWLTEHVLGVKVVEAGCKTIKIEPHLGDLKFVEGTYPTPFGVLKIKHTKLPNGKIKTDINAPKGVKII; encoded by the coding sequence ATGCTACAAAAATTTTTATATCCATTTTTTGCCATTTGTTTAATAGTTGTTACCATACAGGCACAGCCAGGTAAAAAATTAAGCAGTTCTGCTAAGGCGGATAATATTAGCCCTTTAACCAGGCAATACATTTCTCCTGTAAAGATTTTATGGAAAGAGGGACAAGTTCGCAACATAGAACAATTGTTGAAGCCGGGAATTAGTCAGGCCGATCTGGCTAACCGTAACATGGCGATTCTGAAAAACGATGGTTCTGGAAAAAAAGCGTCTATATTGCTGGATTTTGGTAAAGAACTGCAAGGTGGGCTGGAGATTGTAACCGGCATGTGGGGACCAAAAAATATTCCTCTTAAAATAAGGGTACGCTATGGTGAATCAGCTAGTGAAGCAATGTCAGACGTTGGTGGTCCGAAGGGGGCAACAAATGATCATGCAATCAGAGATTTTACCACATTGGCTCCATGGTTGGGAAGAATCCAATTGGCTGAAAGCGGATTTCGCTTTGTGCGCATAGATCTTGAAGAGGAAAATGCTGAATTGCAACTGAAAGAGGTGCGTGCAATTTTTACCTATCGTGATATTCCTTATATAGGCTCTTTTAACAGCAGTGATGAACGTTTAAATAAAATATGGGAGACAGGTGCTTATACTGTGCATCTGAATATGCAGGAATACCTCTGGGATGGAATTAAGCGTGATAGACTGGTGTGGGTTGGAGATCTTCACCCTGAAATTTCAACTGTTAATTCTGTGTTTGGATATAATGAAGTGGTCCCTAAAAGTTTAGATTTATCAAGAGAAACGACTCCTTTACCAGGCTGGATGAATGGGATAAGCACTTATTCTATGTGGTGGATTATTCTTCACTATGATTGGTATATGCACAACGGGGATTTAAACTACCTGAAGCAACAGAAGGAATATTTGGGTGGATTGGTTAAGCAAATAGTAGCAAAGGTTGGCGATGACAATAAAGAAAAACTGGATGGAACACGCTTTCTGGATTGGCCATCAAGTGAAAATCCTAAAGGAATTCATGCTGGTTTGCAAGCAATGACAGTTTGGTCATTATCTACCGCATCTAAAATAAGTAAGCTTGTGGGCGATAGGGAAACGGCTGATTTATGCGACAAAACGGTGGCCAGAATGCGTAAATATATACCTGACCCTAATGGTTCAAAGCAGGCGGCCGCTTTGCTTGCCATTACTGGTTTAATGCCGGCAGGGGAAGCCAATAAGAATGTACTTTCTGTAGGTGGCGCAGCAAATTTCTCTACTTTTTATGGTTACTATATGCTTGAAGCGAAAGCCAAAGCGGGTGATCATCAGGGTGCTATTGATGTAATCCGCCAGTACTGGGGGGCAATGCTTGATTTAGGGGCTACAACTTTCTGGGAAGATTTTAATATGGAATGGATAACAAATGCATCGCGTATTGATGAGCTAGTGCCAGAAGGTAAAAAGGATGTACACGGTGATTACGGTGCATATTGTTATGTAGGTTTTAGACATAGCTTATGCCATGGCTGGGCTTCGGGACCTACAGCATGGTTAACTGAACATGTTTTAGGGGTGAAAGTTGTAGAAGCGGGTTGTAAAACAATTAAAATAGAACCTCATTTGGGCGATTTAAAGTTTGTAGAGGGAACATACCCAACACCGTTTGGTGTTTTAAAAATTAAGCACACTAAACTGCCAAATGGTAAGATTAAAACAGATATAAATGCGCCAAAGGGGGTAAAGATAATTTAG